The Bubalus bubalis isolate 160015118507 breed Murrah chromosome 16, NDDB_SH_1, whole genome shotgun sequence genome window below encodes:
- the LOC102394249 gene encoding olfactory receptor 4A15-like — MEERKNVSEFVLLGLTQSIQGQGILFVVFLLIYIATMVGNLLIVLTVVLSPTLDSPMYFFLGYLSLMDAFYSTSITPNTIIDLLYEKKTISFQACMTQLFTEHLFSGAEVFLLVFMAYDRYLAICKPLHYLTIMNQRVCVLMLLLAWVGGFLHALLHIIFFCNLPFCGPNVSDHFGCDTYPLLKLACTDTHITAITVVANDGAICVTIFTFLLISYGVILRSLKNLSKEGKRKALSTCGSHITVVVLFFVPCILTYVRPPVTLPIDKYFAVFYTIVTPMLNPLIYTLRNGEMQNAMKKLWIRRKQ; from the coding sequence atggaagaaaggaaaaatgtaagTGAGTTTGTCCTCTTGGGGCTCACTCAGAGCATCCAGGGGCAGGGAATTTTATTTGTCGTGTTCTTGCTCATCTACATCGCGACCATGGTGGGCAACCTACTCATTGTCCTGACTGTGGTACTCAGCCCAACATTGGATTCCCCTATGTACTTCTTTCTTGGCTATTTATCACTTATGGATGCTTTTTATTCTACTTCAATCACCCCAAATACAATTATAGACTTACTCTATGAGAAGAAAACCATTTCATTTCAAGCTTGCATGACCCAGCTTTTTACAGAGCATCTATTTAGTGGTGCTGAGGTTTTTCTCCTGGTTttcatggcctatgaccgctacctGGCCATCTGCAAACCCTTGCATTATTTGACAATCATGAATCAGAGAGTGTGTGTTCTGATGCTGCTATTGGCTTGGGTTGGTGGGTTTTTACATGCTCTACTTCATATCATTTTCTTTTGCAACCTTCCGTTCTGTGGCCCTAATGTCAGTGACCACTTCGGATGTGACACGTATCCTTTGTTAAAACTGGCCTGCACTGACACCCACATTACCGCCATCACAGTGGTTGCCAACGATGGGGCGATCTGTGTGACCATTTTCACATTCTTACTCATCTCCTATGGGGTCATTCTGCGCTCCTTGAAGAATCTCAGTAAGGAAGGGAAGCGTAAAGCCTTATCCACCTGTGGCTCCCACATTACAGTGGTGGTCCTCTTCTTTGTGCCCTGTATTTTAACGTATGTGAGACCTCCTGTTACCTTACCCATTGATAAATACTTCGCTGTGTTTTACACCATTGtcacccccatgctgaaccctctAATCTATACTCTGAGAAATGGAGAGATGCAAAATGCCATGAAAAAGCTATGGatcagaagaaaacaatga